GAGAAATAAGAAAGTTTCAGATAAGGGAGATTGGGCAAATCACGATAAACTATTTGATTAGGGAAAGTAGCCCTTTCTACCACCATAGCTTGACTTAACAGATTATATTTAGCCAAAATTTGCCAAACTTGAGTATAAACAGAGCTAACCTTCATTAAAACCACCACATCCGCCCATTGTAGAGTATTTTCTAACTCAGTCATCGAATAAAGCGCGGGTAAAATAGCTAACTTTTGGTCTCGTAGAGTGAGAGGAATACCCAAAACAGCAGCAGCAGCTAAAGGAGAAGTTACACCAGGTATAGCTTCAACCTTAACTTGGGGGTACATTTGCTGAAGATTTTGTGCTAAATAAGTAAAAGTACTGTAAAAACTCACATCACCCTCACAAGCAAAAGCAACATCTTGATTTTGGGCTAAACATTCCCAGACTTGAGTTGCAGCTTGACACCAAGCTTGACTCAAAACAGTCAAATCTTGTACATAGGGAAAATTGAGTGCGAGAGTACGTTGTGTAGGTTTTAACCAATCAGCGATGATTTGAGCAGCTATTCCAGGTTTATTACCTACTCCTGCGGGAAAAGCAACTACAGGGGAATTTTGCAGAATTTTTAACCCCTTCAGGGTGATTAATTCAGGATCTCCTGTACCAACACTAACACCATATAAAATACCAAGATTATCTGAAGATGCCATTACCTACCGTTATTTTACCAGGGTACTTAGCCCGAGGTAGAGATTATTACCCTCTACAACAAAGTCTCATTGCCTTAGGAATACCCACTAGGGTTGTTCCTATTCGCAAGAGAGACTGGTTACCAACCATTGGACGTTCTGTTACTCCAATTATCAAGAGTATCGACCAAACGGTTAAAGCTATTCTAACCGAATATGGCACTAAGCAAGTTAATTTAATTGGTCATTCCGCAGGTGGATGGATCGCGCGGATTTATTTGGGGGAGAAAATTTATGATAAGCACACCTGGAAAGCTCATCAGTTTGTGCATACTTTAGTTACTTTAGGTACTCCTCATTATAGTCAGGAAAGGTGGACGCGCAAAAATTTAGCCTTTGTGGAGGAAAATTATCCCGGTGCTTTTTATGATCAAGTGCGTTATATTTGCGTCGCGGGTAAAGCTGTTTATGGAGAAAAGCGTACGCCAAATTGGTTCGCTTATAATAGTTATCGTATTACTTGTGGAGAAGGAAATACATGGGGAGATGGTATTACTCCAATTGAAGTAGCCCACCTACCTGGGGCTACTAATTTAACCCTAGAAGGTGTTAGACACGCACCCGGAGAACATGGTCAACCCTGGTATGGATCTAGTAATATTATTCCTGATTGGATTAGTCCTCTAAAATCTCATGATATAATCTAGGATTGAGTCAAATTAAACGGTAAGACATGAAGATATCTTCTCAACTGAGTCAAGCTTTTGCTAGTAAAAAAGCCCTTAAAGTTATTAGCGGTTTAAATAATTTTGATCATCAACGCGTAGAGATGATCGCTAAAGCAGCAGAAAGAGGTGGCGCTAGTTATATTGATATTGCCGCAGATCCAGAATTAGTCCAAAAAATCCGTCAAATCACTAGTTTACCTATTTGTGTATCGGCAGTAGAACCAGAATTATTAGCCCAAGCAGCGATCGCAGGAGCTGATTTGTTAGAAATTGGTAATTTTGATTGTTTTTATGCTCAAGGACGCTATTTTAGTGCAGCAGAAGTTCTCGAATTGACCCAAGCAACTAAAAACTTAGTTCCAGATTTACCTCTATCGGTAACAGTACCCCATATTTTACCCCTAGATGAACAAGTAAAATTAGCAGAATCTCTTGTAGCTAATGGGGCTGATTTAATTCAAACCGAAGGAGGTACCAGCAGTAATCCTACTCATCCCGGGGTATTAGGTTTAATCGAAAAAGCTACCCCAACTTTAGCAGCAGCTTATAGTATCTCTAGAGCAGTATCTGTACCAGTTATCTGTGCTTCTGGTTTATCTACAGTTACTGTACCTATGGCGATCGCCGCGGGAGCTTCTGGTGTCGGTGTTGGTTCAGCGATTAATCAATTATCTACTGAAATAGAAATGATTGCGGTAGTCCGTAGTTTAGTAGAAGCTCTCTCTACTGCTCAGGTAATTAACCACAAATAAGCTCTCAAAACTTACTTAGGGTGCTTTTTTTGCCCCTAAGTATGTACATTAAAGTAAGTATTACACAGCCAAAGATTTTAAGACACCAGGTTCAGTTTGAATCGGTAAAGTATTTAGTATATCCGTTTGAGCACAATAAGCTAAATCAGCATCACAGTTAAGTCTGAGTAGTCGTTGACCATGACTAGATTGTTTAAACAAATCTAACAGATTATCTTGCCATTGCCTATAGAGAGCGATCGCCGCGATCACCTCATCATTACCAATCTCATACTCTGGTAGTAACTTATAAGCGATC
The nucleotide sequence above comes from Gloeocapsa sp. DLM2.Bin57. Encoded proteins:
- a CDS encoding precorrin-2 C(20)-methyltransferase; translated protein: MASSDNLGILYGVSVGTGDPELITLKGLKILQNSPVVAFPAGVGNKPGIAAQIIADWLKPTQRTLALNFPYVQDLTVLSQAWCQAATQVWECLAQNQDVAFACEGDVSFYSTFTYLAQNLQQMYPQVKVEAIPGVTSPLAAAAVLGIPLTLRDQKLAILPALYSMTELENTLQWADVVVLMKVSSVYTQVWQILAKYNLLSQAMVVERATFPNQIVYRDLPNLPYLKLSYFSLLIVSKS
- a CDS encoding alpha/beta fold hydrolase encodes the protein MPLPTVILPGYLARGRDYYPLQQSLIALGIPTRVVPIRKRDWLPTIGRSVTPIIKSIDQTVKAILTEYGTKQVNLIGHSAGGWIARIYLGEKIYDKHTWKAHQFVHTLVTLGTPHYSQERWTRKNLAFVEENYPGAFYDQVRYICVAGKAVYGEKRTPNWFAYNSYRITCGEGNTWGDGITPIEVAHLPGATNLTLEGVRHAPGEHGQPWYGSSNIIPDWISPLKSHDII
- a CDS encoding DUF561 domain-containing protein — protein: MKISSQLSQAFASKKALKVISGLNNFDHQRVEMIAKAAERGGASYIDIAADPELVQKIRQITSLPICVSAVEPELLAQAAIAGADLLEIGNFDCFYAQGRYFSAAEVLELTQATKNLVPDLPLSVTVPHILPLDEQVKLAESLVANGADLIQTEGGTSSNPTHPGVLGLIEKATPTLAAAYSISRAVSVPVICASGLSTVTVPMAIAAGASGVGVGSAINQLSTEIEMIAVVRSLVEALSTAQVINHK